One Myotis daubentonii chromosome 3, mMyoDau2.1, whole genome shotgun sequence genomic window carries:
- the JUN gene encoding transcription factor Jun produces MTAKMETTFYDDALNASFLQSESGAYGYSNPKILKQSMTLNLADPVGSLKPHLRAKNSDLLTSPDVGLLKLASPELERLIIQSSNGHITTTPTPTQFLCPKNVTDEQEGFAEGFVRALAELHSQNTLPSVTSAAQPVSGAGLVAPAVASVAGGSGGGGFSASLHSEPPVYANLSNFNPGALSGGGGAPSYGATGLAFAAQPQPQQPPPQPPHHLPQQIPVQHPRLQALKEEPQTVPEMPGETPPLSPIDMESQERIKAERKRMRNRIAASKCRKRKLERIARLEEKVKTLKAQNSELASTANMLREQVAQLKQKVMNHVNSGCQLMLTQQLQTF; encoded by the coding sequence ATGACTGCAAAGATGGAAACGACCTTCTACGACGATGCCCTCAACGCCTCGTTCCTCCAGTCCGAGAGCGGTGCCTATGGCTACAGTAACCCCAAGATCCTGAAACAGAGCATGACCCTGAACCTGGCCGATCCGGTGGGCAGCCTGAAGCCGCACCTGCGGGCCAAGAACTCGGACCTCCTCACCTCGCCCGATGTGGGGCTGCTCAAACTGGCGTCGCCCGAGCTGGAGCGCCTGATCATCCAGTCCAGCAATGGGCACATCACCACCACGCCGACCCCCACCCAGTTCCTGTGCCCCAAGAACGTGACGGACGAGCAGGAGGGCTTCGCCGAGGGCTTCGTGCGCGCCCTGGCCGAACTGCACAGCCAGAACACGCTGCCCAGCGTCACGTCCGCGGCGCAGCCGGTCAGCGGGGCTGGCCTGGTGGCTCCGGCCGTGGCTTCGGTGgcgggcggcagcggcggcggcggcttcaGCGCCAGCCTGCACAGCGAGCCGCCCGTCTACGCCAACCTCAGCAACTTCAACCCGGGCGCGctgagcggcggcggcggggcgcccTCCTACGGCGCGACTGGCCTGGCGTTCGCCGCGCAGCCCCAGCCGCAGCAGCCGCCACCGCAACCGCCGCACCACCTGCCCCAGCAGATCCCGGTGCAGCACCCACGGCTGCAGGCCCTGAAGGAGGAGCCGCAGACGGTGCCCGAAATGCCCGGGGAAACACCGCCCCTCTCCCCCATCGACATGGAGTCCCAGGAGCGGATCAAGGCGGAGAGGAAGCGCATGAGGAACCGCATCGCTGCCTCCAAGTGCCGGAAAAGGAAGCTGGAGAGAATCGCCCGGCTGGAGGAAAAAGTGAAAACCTTGAAAGCGCAGAACTCGGAGCTGGCGTCTACAGCCAACATGCTCAGGGAACAGGTGGCACAGCTTAAACAGAAAGTCATGAACCACGTTAATAGTGGGTGCCAACTCATGCTAACGCAGCAGTTGCAAACGTTTTGA